In the Styela clava chromosome 8, kaStyClav1.hap1.2, whole genome shotgun sequence genome, one interval contains:
- the LOC120346007 gene encoding uncharacterized protein LOC120346007, whose protein sequence is MMTNVDIGSSSQSVTSSIVSVCLVSTIVFGIFSWLRKRLTVDWWRDKCCGDTESGYSSSPGMNNEPVTKFPPVVQAPPTGFVNEFDDIRRNKNNQGRTNQAFEGNNGIYNNNRKYSDEENLRNAHNLSVPEINTRPPPDYYYVEHMRLSKWRNIPQDENMMDSFRSRTRSNTSDYRRTAKVISKPSITSDYVSDMEGSSDYQHHQNIMSRRPTGGRYSSRKMAEKKRRRRKHQTKAATRGSSNHKTKYATASIPSIKSKNLRKPITRSLSCTATLPEKGKSQAITSMPIPPPRSKKKRSASDAHLFIAKKSFSNLNRNSSQKHSLPHDAIRSQSKLDKVTRDANTVNIDQTELHQKAPINPQPIKASGLVRSETIMEVPIYVKPGRPKSYQPGSSQDFDISISHNEKTNMKKSRTKPPRTRARRDGQNAHTRRRTGTTSHERRERWQFGYGSLPADFSSKLHSSIFAEIGMTPESFVASIEKLDFEKLCRPVPNITDDQRQTSPRKPVIDKDTHGPDEQEILKNTYKLEEFGIVATDL, encoded by the exons ATGATGACAAATGTTG ACATTGGAAGTTCATCGCAGTCAGTGACAAGTTCAATTGTATCAGTATGCCTCGTTTCAACTATTGTATTTGGGATATTTTCATG GCTGAGAAAGAGATTAACCGTTGATTGGTGGAGAGATAAGTGTTGTGGGGATACCGAATCTGGGTACAGTTCGTCGCCTGGCATGAATAATGAACCAGTAACTAAATTTCCTCCAGTAGTGCAAGCTCCTCCAACCGGATTTGTAAACGAGTTTGATGACATTCGAAGAAATAAGAATAACCAGGGTCGGACGAATCAAGCATTTGAAGGGAATAACGGAATTTATAACAACAATCGGAAATACTCTGATGAAGAAAATTTAAGAAATGCACATAACTTGAGTGTGCCAGAAATTAACACGCGTCCACCACCGGATTATTACTACGTTGAACATATGAGACTATCAAAGTGGCGGAATATTCCACAGGATGAAAACATGATGGATAGTTTTCGTTCAAGAACAAGAAGCAATACTAGTGATTATAGGAGAACGGCAAAAGTGATAAGCAAGCCAAGTATAACCTCCGATTATGTTTCAGACATGGAAGGGTCGTCAGATTATCAGCATCATCAGAACATTATGTCACGAAGACCGACAGGTGGAAGATATTCGAGTAGGAAAATGGCGGAAAAGAAACGACGTCGTCGCAAGCATCAAACGAAAGCAGCAACAAGAGGAAGTTCTAATCATAAAACCAAATATGCTACGGCATCCATCCCGAGTATAAAATCTAAAAACTTACGTAAACCTATAACCAGAAGTCTCAGCTGCACAGCAACGTTACCAGAGAAAGGCAAAAGCCAGGCAATTACCAGCATGCCGATCCCACCACCTCGATCAAAAAAGAAACGTAGTGCAAGTGATGCGCATTTGTTTATAGCCAAGAAATCTTTTAGCAACTTGAATAGGAATAGCAGCCAAAAACATTCTCTTCCCCATGACGCTATACGGAGTCAAAGTAAGCTAGATAAAGTTACTAGAGATGCCAACACGGTAAACATAGATCAAACTGAGTTGCATCAAAAAGCCCCTATAAATCCACAACCTATAAAAGCAAGTGGGCTCGTAAGAAGCGAAACTATCATGGAAGTGCCAATATACGTAAAACCAGGAAGACCGAAATCCTACCAACCAGGTTCTTCTCAAGATTTCGATATTTCAATTTCGCACAATGAGAAAACTAATATGAAGAAATCGCGAACCAAACCACCGAGAACACGTGCCAGACGCGATGGACAGAATGCACATACCCGTCGTCGTACTGGAACAACGAGTCACGAAAGGCGGGAAAGGTGGCAATTCGGTTACGGGTCACTGCCGGCAGACTTTAGCAGCAAACTGCACTCGAGTATTTTTGCTGAAATAGGCATGACACCGGAATCATTCGTGGCGTCTATAGAAAAActcgattttgagaaattgtgCCGCCCTGTGCCAAACATAACCGATGATCAAAGACAAACTAGTCCCCGCAAGCCAGTAATAGACAAGGATACGCACGGCCCGGACGAacaagaaatattaaaaaatacttACAAACTTGAGGAATTTGGTATAGTTGCGACTGATCTCTAA
- the LOC120345683 gene encoding uncharacterized protein LOC120345683 isoform X1, which produces MTSRRRNGHSGPYSRESGLNSDGSHTTPRHPSARYSSSAANNTDQDFSTASYRETDDMDHSTSSHRQSRTMPGPGRRYQSGYSGDPSSTASSHSLSRSGKRHSRTTTGTDSTLSDNSSRSNDWHNQRSDDASSYTSGESYDTDDTEHGRRRSHRKSRDTHHSSDYSGRYYPDPMDNDEMRRLQSGYSQDTSTGTDTTLTNGDDQQNDIDELANYFNRRLEDMQKQTSRSSASRGYSQRDNYPDDVTSTYSYNNQNRTESSDRPSNYNNRTIRPTNRAISSTSEMTPTNSRSIDHTTSGTNSTITLARDEIESLRSQISRGMDGRDDKSSRTGDMTSYFSKRLEECQQQVYNAVNSVQSQVGQVRDQVDGSMRRRRGNDWESREEESYDSSDSGIGPRNLTIRPLTRAHANAMAERQASYPKGASYRTDVQTPVFEPPMSHMDDDDNYLGSNMPSHPESNMTPSPPPPEPISKSLKSDMVNDDMPIPFQTNFDEEEEWDDFEEFIDDDTPAPEASIPVPKVGFKTNNYAYQAVYITYILSFLAYVYVRITYTLDAPGLNRVYCIVVASLEIVTAPSLLLQGLCLWRWISRNPPPGNAFERPKFHTCRIMVPTYKEPLEVVAGTIHEIIHMELPPGLHVHVYVLDDGKRENLENWVLSKRTKRGMYLHYIARPKLPGIPHHAKAGNINHTLHFIFDDAQTEGECVAIFDADFMPRRNYLMQVLPVFSEKRTRPLGLVQTPQFFYNVNPDEDVWDHLNVSFFHRIEPSLDRWSAVNCCGTNFIVRADALKDVGYFPVGCLTEDTLLSLRLCTMGWGVAYHHEVLAIGQSPHEITEIFKQRSRWCKGNLQIFLDEFPLMQSGLSLSQRLFYSSCGFNYFCASISIPFFQLVPAWAIFFGLWPVSKIGLEFAFAFFIYYILGNILLLFPPPRFGVKDMWNGELASTNLWFTYFNGVRRIVGTKILKGKGELTFKTTKKKAEGEDELSKVGFRKEDVRACYMHFIMFTIMLVTIIYAIVKAIIAEDVKFYFYYMYMIGMSWAMINMVPYLIVVIYCWYRVRIPGLMVACFRNIQLLLRIVCAALILVQAFTTRNLTENFICGHEYEATLGLSQLTMVTTLDEASGLDVERNAFWLLGLDDDFYTMQQVKRSACDDATVPVIVFFMHPSQGLVLEVEAGHYMPEERIGTWEEYDEKLDYYAEHLSEIPSIIVMEPSLLMHTFNSKTEYHNTEYQLAYAARVEQVINKFPNSWVYVDAGNAMYLQWTVNLEHIISVLKKMPANVRGFSVNVGSFVNSTFNRQLAEEIHCQTGLHYIVDTSRNGGSFSRRSIEEINECTYDPPMVEKGDTPSWQTGAALRQHQAQQLANTITIEEPEIAVAIEDEDDSTNYDIDIIGKRKKRWSLDGTNDGNAPVYAYDNEAAGGVNPGGGGGAGGGGGGGGKRAGGGGAGKGGGGGGAEDYGDPGFGDYDGDYYYPGGDVKAKSCITPEGQEGLDAFAWVKTPGESDGRMFTAGTFHPCLLGHIIECTDTCPQYVPKLSGEFQRSDSCKCIDD; this is translated from the exons ATGACAAGCAGAAGACGCAACGGG CACTCCGGTCCTTACAGTAGGGAGAGTGGATTGAACAGTGATGGAAGTCACACAACACCAAGACATCCCTCAGCTCGCTACAGTTCATCCGCAGCG aaCAATACCGACCAAGATTTTTCGACAGCTTCATATAGAGAAACTGATGATATGGACCACAGCACTAGTTCACA cCGCCAATCAAGAACAATGCCAGGACCAGGACGTCGATACCAGAGTGGATATTCTGGGGATCCTAGCAGTACCGCATCCTCCCACAGCTTATCGAGAAGTGGAAAACGCCACAGCCGAACGACAACCGGAACTGACTCCACG TTGAGCGACAATTCATCAAGATCCAACGATTGGCATAACCAACGATCAGACGATGCGAGTTCATACACTTCAGGAGAGAGCTACG ATACGGACGACACCGAACATGGACGTAGACGTAGTCATAGAAAATCT aGGGATACTCATCACTCATCTGACTATAGTGGGAGATACTACCCTGACCCAATGGAT AATGACGAGATGCGTCGCCTGCAGTCCGGATACTCGCAAGATACGAGCACAGGAACGGATACTACTCTCACAAATGGGGATGATCAGCAAAACGACATTGATGAACTAGCAAATTATTTTAACCG TCGCTTGGAAGACATGCAAAAGCAAACCTCGCGATCATCAGCTAGCAGGGGATACTCACAACGAGATAACTACCCAGACGATGTAACATCGACGTACAGTTATAATAATCAAAACCGAACTGAATCTTCTGACCGTCCTTCTAATTACAACAATCGCACGATCAGACCAACAAACAGAGCGATATCAAGCACATCCGAGATGACACCGACCAATAGCAGATCG ATTGACCACACTACCAGCGGAACTAATAGCACCATAACTCTTGCGCGTGATGAAATTGAAAGTCTGCGCTCACAAATATCGCGAGGTATGGACGGCAGAGACGACAAGTCCAGTCGTACCGGCGACATGACATCATATTTCAGTAAAAGACTTGAAGAGTGCCAACAGCAG GTTTACAATGCTGTGAATTCAGTTCAATCCCAGGTCGGGCAAGTGAGGGATCAAGTAGATGGCAGTATGAGAAGG CGTCGAGGCAACGATTGGGAATCACGTGAGGAAGAATCATATGATAGTAGCGATAGTGGCATTGGGCCAAGAAACTTGACGATCAGGCCACTCACTAGAGCGCATGCCAATGCTATGGCAG agcGTCAAGCATCCTATCCAAAAGGTGCGTCATATAGGACAGATGTCCAAACCCCAGTCTTTGAACCACCAATGTCACATATGGACGATGATGACAATTACTTGGGCAGCAACATGCCAAGTCACCCTGAATCAAACATGACGCCAAGCCCACCACCGCCAGAACCAATCTCTAAATCCCTAAAATCAGACATGGTTAACGATGATATGCCGATTCCATTTCAAACAAACTTTGACGAAGAAGAAGAATGGGACGATTTTGAAGAG TTTATCGACGATGACACACCAGCTCCAGAGGCTTCGATTCCAGTACCAAAAGTCGGGTTCAAGACTAATAACTACGCATATCAAGCTGTTTACATTACCTACATATTGTCTTTCTTGGCCTACGTTTACGTCAGAATTACGTACACACTTGACGCACCCGGTCTGAACAGAGTCTATTGTATCGTCGTTGCCTCCCTTGAAATTGTTACAGCACCCTCTCTATTACTCCAG GGATTATGTCTTTGGAGATGGATATCTCGTAATCCGCCCCCTGGCAATGCTTTTGAACGACCGAAATTTCATACTTGCCGTATCATGGTGCCTACGTACAAg GAACCTCTTGAAGTGGTCGCCGGAACCATACACGAAATTATTCATATGGAACTTCCACCAGGTCTGCACGTACACGTCTACGTACTTGATGACGGTAAAAGAGAAAATCTTGAAAATTGGGTTTTGTCGAAAAGAACAAAGCG TGGTATGTACCTCCATTACATTGCTCGTCCCAAGTTGCCTGGAATTCCTCATCACGCGAAAGCTGGAAACATTAATCATACTCTCCACTTCATTTTCGATGATGCACAGACTGAAGGAGAATGTGTTGCTATTTTCGATGCCGATTTTATGCCCAG GCGTAACTACCTGATGCAGGTTTTACCGGTGTTTTCTGAGAAGCGTACCCGTCCACTTGGTCTAGTACAGACGCCACAGTTTTTCTACAATGTAAACCCCGATGAAGACGTATGGGACCATCTTAACGTTTCATTTTTCCATCGTATCGAACCTAGTTTGGACAGATGGAGTGCTGTCAACTGCTGTGGAACAAATTTCATCGTGAGAGCTGATGCTCTGAAAGATGTCGGTTATTTCCCCGTCGGTTGTCTTACAGAAGATACGTTGCTGTCTCTTAGGCTTTGTACAATGGGATGGGGTGTAGCCTACCATCACGAAGTACTTGCTATTGGTCAATCACCTCACGAAATCACGGAAATTTTCAAACAACGTTCCCGTTGGTGCAAAGGAAATTTACAGATTTTCTTGGACGAATTCCCACTTATGCAGTCTGGTCTTTCACTATCTCAGCGATTGTTCTACAGTTCTTGCGGTTTCAACTATTTCTGCGCTTCGATTTCAATTCCGTTTTTTCAGCTTGTACCTGCGTGGGCTATCTTCTTCGGTCTCTGGCCTGTATCCAAAATCGGTCTCGAGTTTGCGTTTGCTTTCTTTATCTACTACATTCTCGGAAACATTCTCTTGCTTTTCCCGCCTCCACGTTTCGGAGTCAAAGACATGTGGAACGGAGAATTGGCATCTACGAACTTGTGGTTCACGTACTTCAATGGTGTGCGTCGTATTGTGGGAACGAAGATTTTGAAAGGAAAAG GTGAACTGACGTTCAAGACTACCAAAAAGAAGGCTGAGGGTGAAGATGAATTATCAAAAGTAGGATTCAGAAAAGAAGATGTTCGTGCTTGCTACATGCATTTCATTATGTTCACCATTATGTTGGTGACAATCATTTATGCTATCGTTAAAG ctaTCATCGCCGAAGATGTGAAATTCTACTTCTACTACATGTACATGATTGGTATGTCCTGGGCTATGATCAACATGGTGCCATATTTGATTGTAGTAATCTACTGCTGGTACCGGGTTCGTATTCCGGGTCTGATGGTTGCTTGTTTCCGTAACATCCAACTTTTGCTGAGAATCGTGTGTGCTGCTCTCATTTTGGTGCAGGCTTTCACAACAAGAAATTTGACAGAAAACTTTATCTGCGGTCACGAATATGAGGCTACGCTCG GATTGAGTCAACTCACTATGGTCACCACTCTTGATGAAGCATCTGGTCTTGACGTAGAAAGAAATGCTTTCTGGCTGCTCGGTTTGGACGACGATTTCTATACAATGCAGCAAGTAAAAAGATCAGCTTGTGATGATGCAACTGTCCCAgttattgtatttttcatgcATCCTTCGCAGGGCTTAGTGTTAGAAGTGGAGGCTGGGCATTACATGCCTGAGGAAAGAATCG GTACTTGGGAGGAATATGACGAAAAGCTGGATTATTACGCTGAACATCTATCGGAGATTCCTTCCATAATTGTAATGGAACCTTCGTTACTTATGCACACATTTAATTCGAAAACGGAATATCACAATACAGAATATCAG CTCGCCTACGCCGCCCGTGTTGAACAAGTAATAAACAAATTCCCAAATTCTTGGGTTTACGTGGATGCCGGTAATGCTATGTACTTGCAATGGACTGTTAACTTGGAACATATTATATCTGTGTTGAAAAAGATGCCTGCAAATGTGAGAGGATTCTCAGTAAACGTCGGTTCATTTGTAAACAGCACGTTTAATCGACAATTAGCTGAGGAAATTCATTGCCAAACTGGATTGCATTATATTGTTGATACATCTCGTAATGGCGGATCATTTTCAAGAAG aTCGATTGAGGAAATTAACGAATGTACATACGATCCACCGATGGTGGAGAAAGGAGACACTCCAAGTTGGCAAACAGGGGCAGCGTTGCGTCAACATCAAGCACAGCAACTTGCTAATACCATAACGATCGAAGAACCAGAAATTGCAGTTGCCATTGAAGACG agGACGATTCGACGAACTACGATATTGATATTATTGGTAAACGAAAGAAGAGATGGTCACTGGATGGAACTAATGATGGAAATGCGCCGGTTTACGCATACGATAACGAGGCTGCTGGAGGAG TCAACCCTGGAGGTGGTGGTGGAGCCGGCGGCGGTGGGGGAGGAGGCGGAAAACGCGCTGGAGGAGGAGGAGCAGGTAAAGGAGGAGGTGGTGGTGGTGCCGAGGACTACGGAGACCCAGGTTTTGGGGACTACGACGGCGATTACTACTACCCAGGAGGTGACGTTAAAGCGAAATCCTGTATTACACCTGAAGGCCAAGAAGGACTGGATGCATTTGCCTGGGTCAAGACGCCTGGTGAATCTGATGGTCGCATGTTTACTGCCGGTACCTTCCATCCGTGTCTCTTGGGTCATATTATTGAATGCACTGATACTTGTCCCCAATATGTACCTAAATTAAGTGGAGAATTTCAAAGGAGCGATTCGTGTAAATGCATAGACGACTAA
- the LOC120345683 gene encoding uncharacterized protein LOC120345683 isoform X2, whose protein sequence is MTSRRRNGHSGPYSRESGLNSDGSHTTPRHPSARYSSSAANNTDQDFSTASYRETDDMDHSTSSHRQSRTMPGPGRRYQSGYSGDPSSTASSHSLSRSGKRHSRTTTGTDSTLSDNSSRSNDWHNQRSDDASSYTSGESYDTDDTEHGRRRSHRKSRDTHHSSDYSGRYYPDPMDNDEMRRLQSGYSQDTSTGTDTTLTNGDDQQNDIDELANYFNRRLEDMQKQTSRSSASRGYSQRDNYPDDVTSTYSYNNQNRTESSDRPSNYNNRTIRPTNRAISSTSEMTPTNSRSVYNAVNSVQSQVGQVRDQVDGSMRRRRGNDWESREEESYDSSDSGIGPRNLTIRPLTRAHANAMAERQASYPKGASYRTDVQTPVFEPPMSHMDDDDNYLGSNMPSHPESNMTPSPPPPEPISKSLKSDMVNDDMPIPFQTNFDEEEEWDDFEEFIDDDTPAPEASIPVPKVGFKTNNYAYQAVYITYILSFLAYVYVRITYTLDAPGLNRVYCIVVASLEIVTAPSLLLQGLCLWRWISRNPPPGNAFERPKFHTCRIMVPTYKEPLEVVAGTIHEIIHMELPPGLHVHVYVLDDGKRENLENWVLSKRTKRGMYLHYIARPKLPGIPHHAKAGNINHTLHFIFDDAQTEGECVAIFDADFMPRRNYLMQVLPVFSEKRTRPLGLVQTPQFFYNVNPDEDVWDHLNVSFFHRIEPSLDRWSAVNCCGTNFIVRADALKDVGYFPVGCLTEDTLLSLRLCTMGWGVAYHHEVLAIGQSPHEITEIFKQRSRWCKGNLQIFLDEFPLMQSGLSLSQRLFYSSCGFNYFCASISIPFFQLVPAWAIFFGLWPVSKIGLEFAFAFFIYYILGNILLLFPPPRFGVKDMWNGELASTNLWFTYFNGVRRIVGTKILKGKGELTFKTTKKKAEGEDELSKVGFRKEDVRACYMHFIMFTIMLVTIIYAIVKAIIAEDVKFYFYYMYMIGMSWAMINMVPYLIVVIYCWYRVRIPGLMVACFRNIQLLLRIVCAALILVQAFTTRNLTENFICGHEYEATLGLSQLTMVTTLDEASGLDVERNAFWLLGLDDDFYTMQQVKRSACDDATVPVIVFFMHPSQGLVLEVEAGHYMPEERIGTWEEYDEKLDYYAEHLSEIPSIIVMEPSLLMHTFNSKTEYHNTEYQLAYAARVEQVINKFPNSWVYVDAGNAMYLQWTVNLEHIISVLKKMPANVRGFSVNVGSFVNSTFNRQLAEEIHCQTGLHYIVDTSRNGGSFSRRSIEEINECTYDPPMVEKGDTPSWQTGAALRQHQAQQLANTITIEEPEIAVAIEDEDDSTNYDIDIIGKRKKRWSLDGTNDGNAPVYAYDNEAAGGVNPGGGGGAGGGGGGGGKRAGGGGAGKGGGGGGAEDYGDPGFGDYDGDYYYPGGDVKAKSCITPEGQEGLDAFAWVKTPGESDGRMFTAGTFHPCLLGHIIECTDTCPQYVPKLSGEFQRSDSCKCIDD, encoded by the exons ATGACAAGCAGAAGACGCAACGGG CACTCCGGTCCTTACAGTAGGGAGAGTGGATTGAACAGTGATGGAAGTCACACAACACCAAGACATCCCTCAGCTCGCTACAGTTCATCCGCAGCG aaCAATACCGACCAAGATTTTTCGACAGCTTCATATAGAGAAACTGATGATATGGACCACAGCACTAGTTCACA cCGCCAATCAAGAACAATGCCAGGACCAGGACGTCGATACCAGAGTGGATATTCTGGGGATCCTAGCAGTACCGCATCCTCCCACAGCTTATCGAGAAGTGGAAAACGCCACAGCCGAACGACAACCGGAACTGACTCCACG TTGAGCGACAATTCATCAAGATCCAACGATTGGCATAACCAACGATCAGACGATGCGAGTTCATACACTTCAGGAGAGAGCTACG ATACGGACGACACCGAACATGGACGTAGACGTAGTCATAGAAAATCT aGGGATACTCATCACTCATCTGACTATAGTGGGAGATACTACCCTGACCCAATGGAT AATGACGAGATGCGTCGCCTGCAGTCCGGATACTCGCAAGATACGAGCACAGGAACGGATACTACTCTCACAAATGGGGATGATCAGCAAAACGACATTGATGAACTAGCAAATTATTTTAACCG TCGCTTGGAAGACATGCAAAAGCAAACCTCGCGATCATCAGCTAGCAGGGGATACTCACAACGAGATAACTACCCAGACGATGTAACATCGACGTACAGTTATAATAATCAAAACCGAACTGAATCTTCTGACCGTCCTTCTAATTACAACAATCGCACGATCAGACCAACAAACAGAGCGATATCAAGCACATCCGAGATGACACCGACCAATAGCAGATCG GTTTACAATGCTGTGAATTCAGTTCAATCCCAGGTCGGGCAAGTGAGGGATCAAGTAGATGGCAGTATGAGAAGG CGTCGAGGCAACGATTGGGAATCACGTGAGGAAGAATCATATGATAGTAGCGATAGTGGCATTGGGCCAAGAAACTTGACGATCAGGCCACTCACTAGAGCGCATGCCAATGCTATGGCAG agcGTCAAGCATCCTATCCAAAAGGTGCGTCATATAGGACAGATGTCCAAACCCCAGTCTTTGAACCACCAATGTCACATATGGACGATGATGACAATTACTTGGGCAGCAACATGCCAAGTCACCCTGAATCAAACATGACGCCAAGCCCACCACCGCCAGAACCAATCTCTAAATCCCTAAAATCAGACATGGTTAACGATGATATGCCGATTCCATTTCAAACAAACTTTGACGAAGAAGAAGAATGGGACGATTTTGAAGAG TTTATCGACGATGACACACCAGCTCCAGAGGCTTCGATTCCAGTACCAAAAGTCGGGTTCAAGACTAATAACTACGCATATCAAGCTGTTTACATTACCTACATATTGTCTTTCTTGGCCTACGTTTACGTCAGAATTACGTACACACTTGACGCACCCGGTCTGAACAGAGTCTATTGTATCGTCGTTGCCTCCCTTGAAATTGTTACAGCACCCTCTCTATTACTCCAG GGATTATGTCTTTGGAGATGGATATCTCGTAATCCGCCCCCTGGCAATGCTTTTGAACGACCGAAATTTCATACTTGCCGTATCATGGTGCCTACGTACAAg GAACCTCTTGAAGTGGTCGCCGGAACCATACACGAAATTATTCATATGGAACTTCCACCAGGTCTGCACGTACACGTCTACGTACTTGATGACGGTAAAAGAGAAAATCTTGAAAATTGGGTTTTGTCGAAAAGAACAAAGCG TGGTATGTACCTCCATTACATTGCTCGTCCCAAGTTGCCTGGAATTCCTCATCACGCGAAAGCTGGAAACATTAATCATACTCTCCACTTCATTTTCGATGATGCACAGACTGAAGGAGAATGTGTTGCTATTTTCGATGCCGATTTTATGCCCAG GCGTAACTACCTGATGCAGGTTTTACCGGTGTTTTCTGAGAAGCGTACCCGTCCACTTGGTCTAGTACAGACGCCACAGTTTTTCTACAATGTAAACCCCGATGAAGACGTATGGGACCATCTTAACGTTTCATTTTTCCATCGTATCGAACCTAGTTTGGACAGATGGAGTGCTGTCAACTGCTGTGGAACAAATTTCATCGTGAGAGCTGATGCTCTGAAAGATGTCGGTTATTTCCCCGTCGGTTGTCTTACAGAAGATACGTTGCTGTCTCTTAGGCTTTGTACAATGGGATGGGGTGTAGCCTACCATCACGAAGTACTTGCTATTGGTCAATCACCTCACGAAATCACGGAAATTTTCAAACAACGTTCCCGTTGGTGCAAAGGAAATTTACAGATTTTCTTGGACGAATTCCCACTTATGCAGTCTGGTCTTTCACTATCTCAGCGATTGTTCTACAGTTCTTGCGGTTTCAACTATTTCTGCGCTTCGATTTCAATTCCGTTTTTTCAGCTTGTACCTGCGTGGGCTATCTTCTTCGGTCTCTGGCCTGTATCCAAAATCGGTCTCGAGTTTGCGTTTGCTTTCTTTATCTACTACATTCTCGGAAACATTCTCTTGCTTTTCCCGCCTCCACGTTTCGGAGTCAAAGACATGTGGAACGGAGAATTGGCATCTACGAACTTGTGGTTCACGTACTTCAATGGTGTGCGTCGTATTGTGGGAACGAAGATTTTGAAAGGAAAAG GTGAACTGACGTTCAAGACTACCAAAAAGAAGGCTGAGGGTGAAGATGAATTATCAAAAGTAGGATTCAGAAAAGAAGATGTTCGTGCTTGCTACATGCATTTCATTATGTTCACCATTATGTTGGTGACAATCATTTATGCTATCGTTAAAG ctaTCATCGCCGAAGATGTGAAATTCTACTTCTACTACATGTACATGATTGGTATGTCCTGGGCTATGATCAACATGGTGCCATATTTGATTGTAGTAATCTACTGCTGGTACCGGGTTCGTATTCCGGGTCTGATGGTTGCTTGTTTCCGTAACATCCAACTTTTGCTGAGAATCGTGTGTGCTGCTCTCATTTTGGTGCAGGCTTTCACAACAAGAAATTTGACAGAAAACTTTATCTGCGGTCACGAATATGAGGCTACGCTCG GATTGAGTCAACTCACTATGGTCACCACTCTTGATGAAGCATCTGGTCTTGACGTAGAAAGAAATGCTTTCTGGCTGCTCGGTTTGGACGACGATTTCTATACAATGCAGCAAGTAAAAAGATCAGCTTGTGATGATGCAACTGTCCCAgttattgtatttttcatgcATCCTTCGCAGGGCTTAGTGTTAGAAGTGGAGGCTGGGCATTACATGCCTGAGGAAAGAATCG GTACTTGGGAGGAATATGACGAAAAGCTGGATTATTACGCTGAACATCTATCGGAGATTCCTTCCATAATTGTAATGGAACCTTCGTTACTTATGCACACATTTAATTCGAAAACGGAATATCACAATACAGAATATCAG CTCGCCTACGCCGCCCGTGTTGAACAAGTAATAAACAAATTCCCAAATTCTTGGGTTTACGTGGATGCCGGTAATGCTATGTACTTGCAATGGACTGTTAACTTGGAACATATTATATCTGTGTTGAAAAAGATGCCTGCAAATGTGAGAGGATTCTCAGTAAACGTCGGTTCATTTGTAAACAGCACGTTTAATCGACAATTAGCTGAGGAAATTCATTGCCAAACTGGATTGCATTATATTGTTGATACATCTCGTAATGGCGGATCATTTTCAAGAAG aTCGATTGAGGAAATTAACGAATGTACATACGATCCACCGATGGTGGAGAAAGGAGACACTCCAAGTTGGCAAACAGGGGCAGCGTTGCGTCAACATCAAGCACAGCAACTTGCTAATACCATAACGATCGAAGAACCAGAAATTGCAGTTGCCATTGAAGACG agGACGATTCGACGAACTACGATATTGATATTATTGGTAAACGAAAGAAGAGATGGTCACTGGATGGAACTAATGATGGAAATGCGCCGGTTTACGCATACGATAACGAGGCTGCTGGAGGAG TCAACCCTGGAGGTGGTGGTGGAGCCGGCGGCGGTGGGGGAGGAGGCGGAAAACGCGCTGGAGGAGGAGGAGCAGGTAAAGGAGGAGGTGGTGGTGGTGCCGAGGACTACGGAGACCCAGGTTTTGGGGACTACGACGGCGATTACTACTACCCAGGAGGTGACGTTAAAGCGAAATCCTGTATTACACCTGAAGGCCAAGAAGGACTGGATGCATTTGCCTGGGTCAAGACGCCTGGTGAATCTGATGGTCGCATGTTTACTGCCGGTACCTTCCATCCGTGTCTCTTGGGTCATATTATTGAATGCACTGATACTTGTCCCCAATATGTACCTAAATTAAGTGGAGAATTTCAAAGGAGCGATTCGTGTAAATGCATAGACGACTAA